GCCCATTGGCGTAGCTACCATTGATGAGGATGGCGACAATATCTTCGTGCCCTCTCTTAACCTGCAGTCGGTGCTGGAATACCCGCCTTACACGGAAATTCAAATAACCCGGGAGTATGAAGAAGCCATGTTGCGCTCCTTAAAACTGCCTTTGCCGGAGCACACCACGCCTTTTTATGATCAGGCGCCTTACAGCGAGCAGCACTTCTACCAGAACCGCCGCCCCTCCGAGCCGGCCAGCAACCTGCGCCGCCGCATAGGGTAACTTAATCTTCAATCAAAACAGCAAGGCCTGGCCTCCGCTCGTAAGCAGAGGCCAGGCCTTGCTGTTTTAAGCGTTGCCGGTTAATTCCGCCGAATCATACTGGCCACGGCATCTACCCACATGGGGTTGGCGTTCAGGCTGGGCACCAGCTGCCAGTGCTTACCGCCGGCTTCCTCGAACATTTCCTTGAATTCTTCGCCTACCTCAATGGTAGTTTCTAGGCAGTCGGCCACGAAAGCGGGGCTGAAGGCCAGCACGTTGTGAATGCCTTTGGCCGGAAATTCCTTCAATACCTCATCGGTGTAGGGCTGCAGCCATGGGTCGCGGAGGCGGCTCTGCAGGCGGCTCTGGAAGGTGGTGGTGTATTGCTCCGGCTGCAAATTCATGGCCTTGGCCAGCAGGCGGGAGGTTTCGTAGCACTGCGCCCGGTAGCAGTAGCGGTTGTTTTTGTTATAGGTATTGCAGCAGCTGCTCAGCTTGCAAAAGCCGTTCTGGCTGCCTTTTAGCACGTGGCGCTCCGGAATGCCGTGGTAGCTGAACACCACATGGTCGTAATTATGCTTCTGCATTTCATGCAGGCCCAGGGCCGCAAAGCAGGCAATAAAGCCGGGGTCATCCGTAAACGTGCTGATGAAGCTGATATTGGGCACCACCCACCACTTGCTTACAATCTCCATCACCTTCTGCTGCACCGAGCCCGTGCTGGCCGCGGCGTATTGCGGAAACAGGGGCAGCACAATAATGCGCTCCACGGCCGCGTCGCGTAGCTCCTGCAGGGCCAGCTCAATGCTGGGCTTTTGGTAGCGCATGCCAAACG
The Hymenobacter sp. DG25B genome window above contains:
- the hemH gene encoding ferrochelatase, yielding MSSTPASSKGRIGVLLVNLGTPDSPQTSDVRRYLNEFLTDARVIDMPAAVRYPLFQGLVVPLRAPKSAKIYQQLWTDRGSPLLYHGLDLKKLVQEKLGPDYLVAFGMRYQKPSIELALQELRDAAVERIIVLPLFPQYAAASTGSVQQKVMEIVSKWWVVPNISFISTFTDDPGFIACFAALGLHEMQKHNYDHVVFSYHGIPERHVLKGSQNGFCKLSSCCNTYNKNNRYCYRAQCYETSRLLAKAMNLQPEQYTTTFQSRLQSRLRDPWLQPYTDEVLKEFPAKGIHNVLAFSPAFVADCLETTIEVGEEFKEMFEEAGGKHWQLVPSLNANPMWVDAVASMIRRN
- a CDS encoding PRC-barrel domain-containing protein, coding for MEPTPVPSAQGMHLRRLRDLENFEVADDSADVRGWAVRGSDGKKFGDVFELIVEEEAMKVRYLDIELDPSLQINKWERHILLPIGVATIDEDGDNIFVPSLNLQSVLEYPPYTEIQITREYEEAMLRSLKLPLPEHTTPFYDQAPYSEQHFYQNRRPSEPASNLRRRIG